The following proteins are co-located in the Paenibacillus sp. JNUCC32 genome:
- a CDS encoding alpha/beta fold hydrolase produces the protein MSTTTGSNAPLSQLNDAPAELSTGLVRLKHIILALLLSVVFFLVFCFIALHAYIAWVLSNPTVAPLYSNPKLAKDMNYENVTFHSIDGKRNINGWYIPAENSSKTIVLSHGYGANREETWVPMYDIAHYAHNMNFNVLMFDYGFASQTSKEVATGGKEEKRQLLGAIEHVKQRGAKQIVVWGFSMGAGTALQAGLETKDVDAMILDSAFLLEPDTLYHNIHNQIDLPRHPSLEILELLFPVLNGTSLDQIPYNEVKKHDYPFPTLFIHGTKDDKAPYPIAEKIASNQTHADSDSWIVEDAHHELIFREHPREYLRKVSTFLGKLETPDES, from the coding sequence ATGAGCACTACGACTGGTAGTAATGCCCCACTCTCCCAATTGAATGACGCGCCGGCCGAGCTGTCCACGGGCTTGGTCCGTCTAAAGCATATTATTTTAGCGCTGTTATTATCTGTCGTTTTTTTCCTCGTTTTCTGTTTTATTGCGCTTCATGCCTATATCGCTTGGGTTTTGTCGAATCCGACGGTGGCTCCGCTCTATTCCAATCCCAAGCTTGCGAAAGATATGAATTACGAGAACGTCACGTTCCACTCGATTGACGGGAAACGAAATATCAATGGATGGTATATCCCGGCCGAGAATTCCTCGAAAACCATCGTGCTCAGCCATGGTTACGGCGCCAACCGGGAGGAAACCTGGGTACCGATGTACGATATCGCCCACTACGCGCACAACATGAATTTCAATGTGCTCATGTTTGATTACGGTTTTGCCTCCCAGACCAGCAAGGAAGTGGCGACCGGCGGCAAGGAGGAGAAACGCCAGCTTCTTGGAGCCATTGAGCATGTGAAGCAGCGCGGCGCGAAGCAAATTGTCGTCTGGGGGTTCTCCATGGGGGCCGGCACCGCGCTGCAGGCAGGGCTTGAGACCAAGGACGTGGATGCCATGATTCTGGACAGCGCCTTTTTATTGGAGCCGGACACGCTTTACCACAATATCCACAACCAGATTGATCTCCCCCGTCATCCATCGCTGGAGATTCTGGAGCTGCTCTTCCCTGTGCTTAACGGCACAAGTCTGGACCAGATCCCGTACAATGAGGTGAAGAAGCACGATTACCCGTTCCCGACCTTGTTCATCCACGGAACGAAGGACGATAAGGCTCCTTACCCGATCGCCGAGAAAATCGCTTCCAACCAGACGCATGCGGATTCCGACTCCTGGATTGTAGAGGATGCCCATCATGAGCTTATCTTCCGCGAGCATCCTAGGGAATATCTGCGCAAAGTATCGACCTTCCTCGGCAAACTCGAAACGCC